The proteins below come from a single Chrysiogenia bacterium genomic window:
- a CDS encoding aryl-sulfate sulfotransferase gives MRNTSTRLALAATFLLCALSACPKDAVPPSVPDTFVGSHPTEEYVSPGVVTTWDPLRTNDGLTIVVDATQDIMFVIDMDGEVIRAFPVWDEEFPVFDYAKPLDGGLLATYPRISPEPDLGNPLNRQRKFFVLDVTDGQQLYDWFGAPILQLIHHDYHLLENGNYLILASPYPFSHWSNISVANVRDDVIFELDPITGEIVWY, from the coding sequence ATGAGAAACACTTCCACGCGACTGGCACTGGCGGCAACCTTTCTCCTCTGCGCGCTGAGCGCCTGTCCGAAAGACGCTGTTCCGCCGTCGGTACCCGACACCTTTGTGGGCTCCCACCCCACCGAAGAATATGTCAGCCCCGGCGTCGTCACCACCTGGGACCCGCTGCGCACCAACGATGGGCTCACCATCGTCGTCGATGCCACGCAGGACATCATGTTCGTGATCGACATGGACGGCGAAGTGATTCGCGCGTTCCCGGTTTGGGATGAGGAGTTCCCGGTCTTCGACTATGCCAAGCCCCTGGACGGGGGATTGCTGGCCACATATCCGCGCATTTCACCGGAACCCGACCTGGGGAATCCGCTCAACCGCCAGCGCAAGTTTTTCGTTCTTGATGTGACCGACGGCCAACAACTCTACGACTGGTTCGGTGCCCCGATCCTCCAGCTCATCCACCACGACTACCACCTGCTTGAAAACGGTAACTACCTGATTCTCGCTTCGCCCTATCCGTTCTCCCACTGGTCGAACATCAGCGTCGCCAATGTGCGCGACGACGTGATTTTCGAGCTCGATCCCATAACCGGCGAGATCGTGTGGTACTAG
- a CDS encoding SDR family NAD(P)-dependent oxidoreductase gives ALAAAGAKVAIFDMAVAKARPVADEIGGIAVQCDVSSGESAEKAVAEAREAHGPCGIAVNCAGIGMAMKTLNKENPHALNIFEKVISVNLIGTFNILRLAAADMATREPNDEGERGVIINTASIAAFDGQMGQAAYAASKAGVAGMTLPVARDLSRYGIRVMTIAPGTFDTPMLALLPEKARQNLAAQVPFPSRLGQPSDYAQLALAIIDNPMLNGETIRIDGALRMGIK, from the coding sequence CGCGCTTGCCGCCGCCGGCGCCAAGGTCGCCATCTTCGACATGGCCGTCGCCAAGGCCAGGCCCGTTGCCGATGAAATCGGTGGGATCGCCGTCCAGTGCGATGTCTCCAGCGGCGAGAGCGCGGAAAAAGCCGTCGCCGAGGCGCGCGAGGCCCACGGCCCCTGCGGTATCGCGGTCAACTGCGCGGGCATCGGCATGGCGATGAAGACGCTCAACAAGGAAAATCCCCACGCGCTGAACATCTTTGAGAAAGTCATCAGCGTGAACCTGATCGGCACTTTCAACATCCTGCGGCTCGCCGCGGCCGACATGGCCACCCGCGAGCCCAATGACGAGGGCGAGCGCGGCGTGATCATCAACACCGCTTCCATCGCGGCCTTCGACGGCCAGATGGGACAGGCCGCCTACGCCGCATCGAAGGCCGGCGTTGCCGGAATGACGCTTCCGGTGGCGCGCGATCTCTCGCGCTACGGCATTCGCGTGATGACCATCGCGCCGGGCACCTTCGATACGCCCATGCTTGCACTGCTTCCCGAAAAGGCGCGTCAGAACCTGGCGGCGCAGGTCCCCTTCCCCTCGCGCCTTGGCCAGCCGAGCGACTACGCCCAGCTTGCGCTGGCGATCATCGACAATCCGATGCTCAACGGCGAGACGATCCGCATCGACGGCGCACTGCGGATGGGAATCAAGTAG